Proteins found in one Brevibacillus brevis genomic segment:
- a CDS encoding DHH family phosphoesterase, with product MNHQKIIHFSDKDLDGVSCAILSQIAFSNQEVDYRGVTPYTVNQEVQKFIEEELTPDAYVMITDVSVTDEVGSLIQKKVDQGHAFVLIDHHPTALPLASKYEWAKVITEESGKKTSATSLYYDYLVNQGYLTPTGVLSDYVELVRAFDTWDWDATGTVQANQLNILFYMIERDTFIQNVLGRLRVDGANTDQFVFDEVESILIYTEEKRIDEFEQKKLKQMKLIPVEIDLDEPKTYQVGVVFLEQYHSTTGNFLCKNAEMIDFVAMLDPGKGRISFRTIREDLDLSVIAQHYGGGGHPKASGCSFTGVTLKAFVYPALRTN from the coding sequence ATGAATCATCAAAAAATCATTCATTTCAGTGATAAGGACTTGGATGGCGTATCCTGTGCAATTCTTAGTCAAATTGCTTTTTCCAATCAAGAAGTCGATTACCGCGGGGTGACTCCTTACACTGTCAATCAAGAAGTTCAAAAGTTTATCGAAGAAGAGCTTACCCCCGATGCGTACGTGATGATTACCGATGTAAGTGTCACTGACGAGGTCGGATCGCTTATTCAGAAAAAGGTCGATCAAGGACATGCGTTTGTCTTGATCGATCATCACCCAACTGCCTTGCCGTTGGCTTCCAAGTACGAATGGGCAAAAGTTATTACGGAAGAATCAGGGAAAAAGACTTCGGCAACGAGCCTTTATTATGATTACCTGGTAAACCAGGGGTATCTGACCCCTACTGGCGTTCTCTCTGACTATGTGGAGCTGGTTCGGGCCTTTGATACGTGGGATTGGGATGCAACCGGTACTGTACAGGCTAATCAACTGAACATTTTATTCTATATGATCGAGCGAGACACGTTTATTCAAAATGTGCTAGGACGCTTGCGTGTTGATGGTGCCAATACAGACCAATTTGTATTTGATGAAGTAGAATCTATTCTCATCTATACAGAAGAAAAGCGAATCGATGAATTTGAACAAAAAAAGCTGAAGCAAATGAAGCTGATCCCCGTAGAAATCGATTTAGATGAGCCAAAAACATATCAAGTAGGCGTGGTTTTCCTTGAGCAATATCACTCCACGACAGGCAATTTCTTATGTAAAAATGCGGAAATGATTGATTTCGTCGCGATGCTCGATCCTGGAAAAGGCAGAATCAGCTTTCGAACCATACGCGAAGACCTGGATCTGTCGGTGATCGCCCAACATTACGGTGGGGGCGGTCATCCAAAGGCTTCCGGATGTTCCTTTACAGGCGTTACGTTAAAGGCTTTTGTGTACCCTGCTTTGCGGACGAATTAG